The Setaria italica strain Yugu1 chromosome IX, Setaria_italica_v2.0, whole genome shotgun sequence genome has a window encoding:
- the LOC101786593 gene encoding uncharacterized protein LOC101786593: MGRLQHQHRSRSASSFARSSETTATELDARSLGSIAAAAAEPVECPFGGVDGLSRAELREAAYEVFFMSCRAAGGRGGGLNYYPAGGDGGGDGSPTIGAGPRGGTGMNVVSSRVKRALGLKARRASQPTTVRSSMSASSAPGSPGRMRAMRDQAPGSPGRMRSMRDHAPGSPGKARRPMTSAEIMRQQMRVTDQSDARLRKTLMRTLVGQVGKKAETIILPLELLRQLKLTDFADSGEHHQWQRRQLKLLEAGLILHPSLPLDRLNAPVLRFREIMQAADARAIDTGKASDTMRALCDAVLALAWRSAPGTGHPGEACHWADGYPLNVLLYVSLLQAIFDLKDATVVLDEVDELLELMKRTWTTLGMDKMLHNVCFAWVFFQQYVATGQIEPDLAGAALIMLTDVATDAKQENRDPVYALVLSSVLGAIHDWSEKRLLEYHERYGKGMAGTGVGAMENALSLALSTSKIIAESVPGMGVAFAESEHEGGGVGSFAGDRVDYYVRCSMRSAFTKVLENELGQGNSMIINRDDEPSEILVRLAKDTEQLARSEHDSFSPVLKRWHPFPGAAAVVTLHSCYGVVLKQYLAKATCLTNELVHVLHAAGRLEKALVQMVVEDVADSDDGGKSVVREVVPYDVESLVLCFLKTWIEERLRIAKECLLRAKDTESWIPKSKGEQYARSAVELMKLAKATVDEFFGIPVTARDGMVHDLADGLGAIFQEYISFLSSCGNMQSYLPSLPPLTRCNQDSRIIRLWRRAASPCRTTVTSPRGGVYHGQSASFSGGNNPRPSTSRGTQRLYIRLNTLHYLLSHIHALDKSLSFFSHGRCSSPTSSAAGRHLAQSNHFDHPRAAAQSAIIRVAEVAAYRLIFLDSHHSFYGGLYVGAVADARIRPALRTLKQNLSFLVSILVDRAQPVAVREVMKASFQAFLMVLLAGGSERSFTTEEHAIIEEDFRSLKRAFCTRGEGLVAEEVVEAEAQAAEGVVALMGQPTEQLVEEFGIAACETTGAVSPRQPLPMPPTTMWWSRTDPNTILRVLCHRDDEVASHFLKRTFQLPKRR, translated from the exons ATGGGGCGCCTCCAGCACCAGCACCGTTCGCGGTCCGCCTCCTCCTTCGCACGCTCCTCGGAGACCACCGCCACCGAGCTCGACGCGCGCAGCCTcggctccatcgccgccgccgccgcggaacCCGTCGAGTGCCCCTTCGGAGGCGTCGATGGCCTCTCCCGCGCCGAGCTCCGGGAGGCCGCGTACGAGGTGTTCTTCATGTCGtgccgcgcggccggcgggaggggaggagggctaAACTATTacccggcgggtggcgacggcggaggggacgggTCGCCGACGATCGGGGCCGGGCCGAGAGGCGGCACGGGGATGAACGTCGTCAGCAGCAGGGTCAAGCGGGCGCTGGGGCTCAAGGCGCGGCGGGCGTCGCAGCCCACCACCGTGCGGAGCAGCATGAGCGCGTCGTCCGCGCCGGGGTCCCCCGGCCGGATGCGCGCGATGCGAGACCAGGCGCCGGGGTCGCCCGGCCGTATGCGCTCGATGCGAGACCACGCGCCGGGGTCGCCGGGGAAGGCGAGGCGGCCGATGACCTCGGCCGAGATCATGCGGCAGCAGATGCGGGTCACGGATCAGAGCGACGCCCGCCTGCGCAAGACGCTCATGCGTACCCTCGTCGGCCAG GTGGGGAAGAAGGCGGAGACGATCATCCTGCCGCTCGAGCTTCTCCGGCAGCTGAAGCTCACCGACTTCGCCGACAGTGGCGAGCACCACCAGTGGCAGCGCCGGCAGCTCAAGCTCCTGGAGGCGGGGCTAATCCTCCACCCGTCCCTCCCCCTCGACCGCCTCAACGCCCCCGTGCTCCGGTTCCGGGAGATCATGCAGGCCGCCGACGCCCGCGCCATCGACACCGGCAAGGCCTCGGACACCATGCGCGCCCTCTGCGACGCCGTGCTCGCCCTCGCCTGGCGCTCGGCTCCCGGCACCGGGCACCCCGGCGAGGCCTGCCACTGGGCCGATGGCTACCCTCTCAACGTGCTCCTCTACGTGTCGCTGCTCCAGGCCATCTTTGACCTCAAGGACGCGACCGTCGTGCTCGACGAGGTGGATGAACTCCTCGAGCTCATGAAGCGGACCTGGACGACGCTAGGCATGGATAAGATGCTGCATAACGTATGCTTCGCTTGGGTCTTCTTCCAGCAGTACGTGGCCACGGGGCAGATCGAGCcggacctcgccggcgccgcgctcaTAATGCTCACGGACGTGGCAACCGACGCCAAGCAGGAGAACCGTGACCCGGTGTATGCCCTGGTGCTCTCCAGCGTTCTCGGGGCCATACATGACTGGTCGGAGAAACGGCTGCTAGAATACCATGAGAGGTACGGGAAGGGCATGGCTGGCACTGGCGTTGGCGCCATGGAAAATGCCCTGTCGCTGGCACTTTCCACGAGCAAGATCATCGCAGAGAGCGTGCCGGGCATGGGCGTCGCTTTCGCGGAGTCCGAGCAcgaaggcggcggcgtaggGAGCTTCGCCGGCGACCGTGTCGATTACTACGTGAGGTGCTCCATGAGAAGTGCCTTCACCAAG GTACTAGAGAACGAACTTGGGCAAGGAAACAGCATGATCATCAACCGCGACGACGAGCCCAGCGAGATCCTGGTACGGCTCGCCAAGGACACCGAACAGCTCGCGCGGTCCGAGCACGATAGCTTTAGCCCCGTGCTGAAGCGGTGGCACCCGTTCCCAGGCGCGGCCGCCGTGGTCACGCTCCACAGCTGCTATGGCGTCGTGCTCAAGCAGTACCTGGCCAAGGCCACCTGCCTGACCAACGAGCTCGTGCACGTGCTGCACGCGGCGGGCAGGCTCGAGAAGGCCCTGGTGCAGATGGTGGTGGAGGATGTGGCGGacagcgacgacggcggcaaGTCGGTGGTGAGGGAGGTGGTCCCCTACGACGTCGAGTCCCTTGTTCTGTGCTTCCTCAAAACTTGGATCGAGGAGAGGCTCAGGATTGCCAAGGAGTGCCTCCTAAGAGCCAAAGATACCGAG AGCTGGATACCGAAGTCCAAAGGCGAGCAATATGCGCGATCGGCGGTGGAGCTGATGAAGCTGGCCAAGGCGACCGTCGACGAGTTCTTTGGTATCCCAGTGACAGCGAGGGACGGCATGGTTCACGACCTCGCTGACGGCCTGGGGGCGATCTTTCAAGAGTACATCTCCTTCCTCTCGTCTTGCG GCAATATGCAGAGCTACCTCCCGTCGTTGCCGCCGCTGACGAGGTGCAACCAGGACTCGAGGATCATCAGGCTCTGGAGGAGGGCAGCGTCGCCGTGCCGAACCACCGTGACGAGCCCGCGCGGCGGCGTGTACCACGGCCAGAGCGCGTCCTTCTCCGGCGGCAACAACCCGCGCCCGTCCACGAGCCGCGGCacgcagcgcctctacatccgGCTCAACACCCTCCACTACCTGCTCAGCCACATCCACGCGCTCGACAAGTCGCTGTCCTTCTTCTCTCACGGCAGGTGCAGCTCGCCgacgtcctccgccgccggccgccacctcgCGCAGTCCAACCACTTCGACCATCCCCGCGCCGCGGCCCAGTCGGCGATCATTCGTGTCGCCGAGGTCGCCGCGTACCGCCTCATCTTCTTGGACTCGCACCACTCCTTCTACGGCGGCCTCTACGTCGGCGCCGTCGCGGACGCCCGCATCCGCCCCGCGCTCCGCACGCTCAAGCAGAACCTGTCGTTCCTCGTCTCCATCCTCGTCGACCGCGCGCAGCCGGTGGCCGTCCGGGAGGTGATGAAGGCCTCGTTCCAGGCGTTCTTGATGGTcctgctcgccggcggcagcgagaGGAGCTTCACGACGGAGGAGCACGCCATTATCGAGGAGGACTTCCGGAGCCTGAAGCGAGCCTTCTGCACGCGTGGCGAGGGCCTGGTGGCCGAGGAGGTGGTCGAGGCCGAGGCCCAAGCAGCAGAAGGCGTCGTCGCGCTCATGGGCCAGCCGACGGAGCAGCTCGTGGAGGAGTTCGGCATCGCGGCGTGCGAGACTACCGGGGCGGTCTCCCCCAGGCAGCCGCTACCAATGCCGCCGACGACCATGTGGTGGAGTCGCACGGACCCAAACACCATCCTGCGCGTGCTGTGCCACCGCGATGACGAGGTCGCCAGCCACTTCCTGAAGCGCACGTTCCAGCTTCCCAAGAGGCGGTAA
- the LOC101786985 gene encoding histone H3.v1 — translation MGCFLGCFGGAKERRRRRKRSPAQSPNGRARAATRVTPKKVDLDGEAVSAAAPLLATLLELRDSTDDMCLAVVKKKVTFDPNVTTYEAAAIPEEDGEGADPEDDGASREKDWMLAPECAKSEAVPFNHRYSNCADSDNDSEYEDAEEEEYDEFEDDEEDEEEEDGLDECAIDDDDEEHGLLGIGRSEEEACESLFLLPISKTSKESGGQVAAPGVAAPEAPSVLNSVENLTQWKEAKPRAAAAPKSSDKENVTLGQENRMGLLAEPAVPAKKKDERPAGSDYSYTPSTPSKQEASVDASLSTWLGSSGTPESNSVRSYSPISREDRPILGALTVEDIKISSANSSPRRSRSPSPSPDDMPILGTVGAYWNCSAKGADPVTRGGFMRTRTRFG, via the exons ATGGGCTGCTTCCTTGGCTGCTTCGGGGGGGCcaaggagcgccgccgccgccgcaagcggTCTCCGGCACAGTCCCCCAACGGCCGCGCCCGG GCCGCGACGCGGGTTACGCCGAAGAAGGTCGATTTGGATGGGGaggccgtctccgccgccgcgccgctcctggCGACGCTCCTCGAGCTGAG GGACTCCACGGATGACATGTGCTTGGCCgtcgtgaagaagaaggtgacgTTCGATCCCAACGTCACCACCTACGAGGCGGCCGCGAtcccggaggaggacggcgagggaGCCGATCCGGAGGATGATGGGGCTAGCAGGGAGAAGGACTGGATGCTGGCGCCGGAGTGCGCCAAGTCCGAGGCCGTCCCCTTCAACCACAGGTACAGCAACTGCGCCGACAGTGACAACGACAGCGAGTACGAGGACGCCGAGGAGGAAGAGTACGACGAATTcgaagacgacgaggaggatgaggaggaagaggacgggCTCGATGAGTGCGccatcgacgacgacgatgaagagCACGGTCTCCTCGGCATTGGGCGTAGCGAGGAGGAGGCCTGCGAGTCGCTCTTCCTGCTCCCGATCAGCAAGACGTCCAAGGAGAGCGGCGGCCAGGTAGCGGCGCCAGGCGTCGCCGCGCCAGAGGCCCCTTCGGTGCTTAACTCGGTGGAGAACCTCACCCAGTGGAAGGAAGCCaagccccgcgccgccgccgcgccgaagTCCTCGGACAAAGAGAACGTCACGCTTGGGCAGGAGAACCGGATGGGCCTCCTCGCCGAGCCAGCGGTGCCGGCCAAGAAGAAGGACGAGAGGCCGGCGGGATCGGACTACAGCTACACCCCCAGCACGCCGAGCAAGCAGGAGGCCTCCGTGGACGCCAGCCTCTCCACATGGCTCGGTTCCTCGGGAACGCCTGAGAGCAACTCGGTCCGGTCCTACTCGCCGATCAGCCGGGAGGACAGGCCGATCCTTGGGGCCCTGACCGTGGAGGACATCAAGATATCGTCGGCTAACTCGTCACCGAGGAGGTCGAGATCCCCAAGCCCGAGCCCGGATGACATGCCGATCCTTGGGACGGTGGGGGCTTACTGGAACTGCAGTGCTAAGGGGGCTGATCCGGTGACAAGAGGGGGGTTTATGAGGACCAGAACCAGATTTGGCTAG
- the LOC101753116 gene encoding uncharacterized protein LOC101753116, which produces MDRRILRSASCNGSGKNPPPSSPVAVSRSASVAGAGSKDDAAAGERKALLPRQPPGGMARKGRKPSNRRVQWKDSHGKKLTEVLEFQPSDSSDSDDEYLDTCICSIM; this is translated from the exons ATGGATCGCCGCATCCTCAGGAGCGCGTCGTGCAACGGCAGCGGTAAGAACCCGCCCCCTTCCTCTCCTGTGGCGGTGTCACGGTCCGCGTCGGTCGCGGGCGCCGGCTCCAAGGACGACGCAGCTGCCGGCGAGCGCAAGGCACTTCTGCCGCGGCAGCCTCCCGGCGGCATGGCGCGGAAGGGCCGCAAGCCGTCCAACCGACGTGTGCAGTGGAAGGATAGTCATGGCAAGAAGCTCACCGAGGTCTTGGAGTTCCAACCTAG TGACTCAAGCGACTCAGATGACGAATATCTGGATACTTGCATATGCTCAATCATGTAA
- the LOC101753519 gene encoding splicing factor U2af large subunit B — protein sequence MSRKIHGEHDSQRITSEGTAARTRPLSIQDIMLRREKKAASEAKKTKEELQENDKGTSNHLEQGRGYKLRKDLKDMPVEGSKKKIRDTSREESKKENLRVIPREGSRKDDTRYTPKEVSKKDNSKDRPKGCYKMDGLKDTPKASEKEDLRDALKRGSMKERPSIGDEYRSVGKDKGIGSSQKRTTSMSSRADESKDRNLGEIRARNGDVTRSEYQKGPGKRGNDETVDNDRIKDKSEKLRNETKRKNRSFDNEKSSEVDRPMSKKQDSAWFQGSKHSDRNDGRNEYAKPYHGEPRLKRRRSRSRDRDRERHGRSISPPPREQRHNYHGHDLGNYRPYYSMEKSRRKYAEVDKQRSSGSGGYSGGSHQRYESRLGGYSPRKRKTAPQAEQATTKTPPPVIQSPEKKSATWDQPPVKASQFKFPTTLQSTVGQMTPSTPKDPSTKVETILAGNSLSADSVQLTQATRPLRRLHIENLPDSATEDRLIDCLNDFLLSTGVKYTQRSKPCLSCTINKEKRQAFAEFLTPEDATAALSFDGRSLNGSALRIRRPKEYVEMVNVAPKKPAEETGLISDVVADSPYKIFIAGIAGMISSEMLMEIVSAFGPLAAYRFLFNDELGGPCAFLEYADRSITSKACAGLNGMKLGGCVLTAVHVFPDPPVEAANEASPFYGIPDNAKSLLEEPTKVLQLKDVFDDEEYVLLSKSELEETLEDVRIECARFGAVKSVNVVEYAARSDNTAEDNIVELEDRPVKIECPGFGDIENTAKAGSECSMPNQSIDILNHSDATETKDRDLIPESQDQKDKHIPSNAAHCESEAPVADGHTDIDGTQTRAALPISQHSETDHTEAAADENKHTAVEATTTAKDDDAVEKRHQDPRTSEICSPAEPGDEMEKPGRDCEQDADDVTEDHAEKVPAVETSDTAFVFEPGSVLVEFMRKEAACMAAHSLHGRRFGSRTVYAGYAPYDLYLQKYPR from the exons ATGAGTAGAAAAATACATGGTGAACATGACTCTCAGAGAATCACTAGTGAAGGGACTGCTGCCCGCACAAGACCTCTGAGCATTCAGGACATTATGTTGCGGCGTGAAAAGAAGGCTGCATCAGAAGCTAAGAAAACCAAGGAAGAGCTCCAAGAAAATGACAAGGGTACATCTAATCACTTGGAACAAGGAAGAGGTTACAAACTTAGAAAGGATTTGAAAGATATGCCTGTGGAGGGTTCAAAAAAGAAGATTAGAGATACATCAAGGGAGGAATCCAAGAAAGAAAACCTGAGAGTTATACCAAGGGAAGGCTCTAGAAAGGATGACACGAGATATACACCAAAGGAGGTCTCCAAGAAGGACAACTCTAAAGATAGGCCAAAAGGTTGTTACAAGATGGATGGCCTGAAAGATACACCAAAGGCCTCGGAGAAGGAAGACCTGAGAGATGCACTAAAGAGGGGCTCCATGAAAGAGAGGCCCTCCATAGGAGATGAGTATCGTTCAGTTGGCAAAGATAAAGGCATTGGTAGTTCTCAGAAACGTACCACAAGCATGAGTAGCCGAGCTGATGAAAGCAAAGATAGAAACCTTGGTGAAATCAGAGCAAGAAATGGTGATGTCACGAGATCTGAATATCAGAAAGGACCTGGGAAAAGAGGGAATGATGAAACCGTTGACAATGATAGAATTAAGGATAAGAGTGAGAAGCTTCGAAATGAGACAAAGAGGAAAAACCGTAGTTTTGATAATGAGAAGAGTTCAGAGGTTGATCGACCAATGTCAAAGAAACAGGACTCTGCATGGTTCCAAGGTTCCAAACATTCTGACAGAAATGATGGAAGAAATGAGTATGCAAAACCATACCACGGAGAGCCAAGGTTGAAAAGGAGAAGGTCTAGAAGCAGGGATCGTGATCGAGAGAGACATGGCAGGTCTATCTCCCCACCGCCAAGGGAACAAAGACATAACTACCATGGACATGATTTGGGCAATTATCGTCCATACTACTCAATGGAGAAATCAAGGAGGAAGTATGCTGAAGTTGACAAACAAAGATCATCTGGGAGTGGTGGATACAGTGGCGGGTCACACCAGAGATATGAAAGTCGGCTTGGTGGATACTCAccaaggaaaaggaaaacagcACCGCAAGCTGAGCAGGCAACTACCAAGACTCCTCCACCGGTCATTCAATCCCCAGAAAAGAAATCAGCCACATGGGATCAACCTCCTGTGAAAGCAAGCCAATTTAAATTCCCTACTACTTTGCAGTCAACTGTTGGCCAGATGACTCCATCTACTCCAAAGGACCCTTCAACTAAAGTTGAGACAATATTGGCAGGGAATAGTTTGTCTGCAGATTCTGTCCAGCTTACACAAGCAACCCGTCCACTCAGGAGGTTGCACATTGAAAATTTACCTGATTCAGCAACAGAGGATAGGTTGATTGACTGCTTGAATGACTTCTTGTTGTCTACCGGTGTTAAATACACCCAGCGGTCTAAACCATGCCTCAGTTGTACG ATAAACAAGGAAAAACGTCAGGCATTTGCTGAATTTCTTACACCAGAGGATGCTACAGCAGCTCTTTCTTTTGATGGAAGGTCTCTAAATGGATCTGCTTTGAGAATTCGACGCCCCAAAGAATATGTTGAAATGGTG AATGTAGCTCCTAAGAAGCCTGCTGAAGAGACTGGGTTAATATCTGACGTAGTTGCAGATTCACCATACAAG ATTTTCATAGCGGGGATTGCTGGAATGATCTCATCCGAGATG CTAATGGAGATTGTTAGTGCATTTGGCCCATTGGCTGCATACCGCTTTCTTTTTAATGATGAGCTTGGTGGGCCTTGTGCATTTCTTGAG TATGCCGATCGCTCCATTACATCCAAGGCATGTGCTGGCCTCAATGGGATGAAGCTTGGTGGATGTGTACTGACTGCTGTCCACGTGTTTCCCGATCCTCCTGTGGAG GCTGCTAATGAGGCCTCCCCGTTTTATGGTATCCCTGACAATGCCAAATCACTTCTTGAAGAACCAACTAAGGTCCTGCAACTAAAAGATGTG TTTGATGATGAAGAGTATGTGCTACTGTCGAAATCAGAGCTGGAAGAGACATTGGAAGATGTACGTATCGAATGTGCAAG GTTTGGAGCCGTCAAGTCAGTAAATGTGGTTGAATATGCTGCTCGTAGTGACAACACTGCAGAGGATAACATAGTTGAGCTGGAAGACAGGCCAGTCAAGATTGAGTGCCCTGGATTTGGTGATATTGAAAACACTGCAAAGGCTGGATCAGAATGTTCTATGCCGAATCAGAGCATAGATATTCTCAATCATTCTGACGCTACAGAAACTAAAGATAGAGATCTTATTCCAGAGAGTCAGGATCAGAAGGACAAACACATCCCATCAAATGCAGCACATTGTGAGAGTGAAGCACCTGTAGCAGATGGGCACACAGACATAGATGGCACTCAGACTAGAGCTGCTCTCCCCATATCGCAACATTCTGAAACTGATCATACAGAAGCAGCTGCAGATGAGAATAAACATACAGCAGTGGAGGCCACCACTACCGCAAAGGATGATGATGCAGTAGAAAAGAGACATCAAGACCCGAGAACATCAGAGATCTGTAGTCCCGCTGAGCCTGGAGACGAAATGGAGAAACCTGGAAGGGACTGTGAACAAGATGCTGATGATGTGACTGAAGATCATGCAGAAAAAGTACCTGCTGTTGAGACCAGTGACACTGCTTTCGTGTTTGAACCTGGTTCTGTGCTTGTGGAGTTCATGCGGAAGGAGGCTGCATGCATGGCTGCACATTCGTTACATGGACGGCGTTTCGGCAGCAGAACCGTGTATGCTGGATATGCTCCATATGATCTCTACTTGCAGAAATACCCAAGGTGA
- the LOC101753938 gene encoding protein NPGR2, with the protein MKVTKERGRFSRFIRRISVQCLCSGHQMNRMDRAVQLSENVDIKDGLNSRYSSPNFVIEQPVNNAGMEEAELSLQRVGSLNYEEARALLGRVEYQRGHIEEALRVFDGIKVSALIPEMKISIARKVGQQKPRPYSSSPALPFHAVTVLIETIHLKALALNDLGRFEEAARECSTILDIVESAVPEGLPSNFGNDCNLNETICRAVELLPELWKLGGFPLETVSSYRRALVTNWNLDAKTIAKIQKEFAIFLLYSGCEASPPKLRFQLDGLFVPQNNLEEAILLLLILLMKFNLRRIERDPTVMHHLTFALSMCGQLKPLARQFEALLPGVLENREWSYNVALCYLASDDDLTALDLLRRVLKSGEDSNSLKELLLASKICGESGAHVGEGVLYARRALANQHGGCDQMEVVAGRLLGISLSNQARYATTDIERASQQHEALEVLGKAGKKMGNRDFGIIYSLSLENAVQRKLDTAVRYAKKLLKLEAGSELKTWLLIARIMSAQKRFEDAECIVNAALDQAGKWSQGDLLQTKAKIQIAQGQFRKAIETYTQILALIQIRMKSFGAGVSMLQGTKTDKNLEIKTWYDLALLYLRMLQWKDAELCIAKIKAISPHSPLACHATGKLLEAKGLSKEALRAYSIALDLDPKHVPSLTSTATVLRQLCKKPLPAVRCFLTDALRLDRTNHVAWFNLGLLYEEEGDSAAIEASECFKAAAALEESAPVEPFR; encoded by the exons ATGAAGGTTACGAAAGAGAGGGGGAGATTTAGCAGATTTATTCGCCGCATATCAGTGCAATGCCTGTGCTCTGGGCATCAGATGAACAGAATGGATCGAGCAGTCCAATTATCGGAGAACGTAGACATCAAGGATGGCCTGAACAGCCGGTACTCATCTCCAAATTTTGTGATTGAGCAGCCTGTCAACAATGCTGGTATGGAGGAAGCTGAGTTGTCCCTCCAGCGAGTTGGCTCCCTTAATTATGAG GAAGCAAGGGCATTGCTTGGAAGGGTAGAATACCAAAGAGGGCATATTGAAGAAGCACTTCGAGTGTTTGATGGGATAAAAGTATCTGCACTAATTCCTGAGATGAAAATATCTATTGCCAGAAAAGTGGGCCAGCAAAAGCCTCGCCCATATTCCAGCTCCCCAGCACTGCCTTTCCATGCTGTTACTGTACTAATTGAGACTATACATCTTAAAGCTCTAGCACTTAATGATCTTGGAAGGTTTGAAG AAGCTGCACGTGAGTGCAGTACAATATTGGACATTGTTGAATCTGCAGTACCTGAAGGTTTGCCATCCAACTTTGGAAATGATTGCAACTTGAATGAAACAATATGCAGAGCAGTTGAGTTACTTCCTGAGCTTTGGAAATTAGGAGGTTTTCCTCTTGAAACTGTCTCTTCATATAGGAGGGCGCTTGTTACTAACTGGAACCTTGATGCAAAGACCATTGCTAAAATACAGAAGGAATTTGCTATTTTTCTGTTATACAGTGGTTGTGAAGCTAGCCCTCCCAAACTTCGATTTCAATTGGatggtttatttgtacctcAGAACAATCTGGAAGAAGCTATTCTTCTTTTATTAATTCTTTTGATGAAGTTCAATCTTAGGAGGATTGAGAGGGATCCAACTGTGATGCATCACCTTACTTTTGCACTGTCCATGTGTGGGCAGTTGAAACCTCTAGCTCGTCAGTTTGAGGCACTATTGCCTGGTGTTCTGGAAAATAGAGAGTGGTCGTACAATGTTGCATTGTGCTACCTAGCATCAGATGATGATTTAACTGCACTGGATCTGCTTAGAAGAGTATTGAAGTCTGGAGAAGATTCAAATAGTCTCAAGGAACTTCTCCTGGCTTCAAAAATTTGTGGTGAGAGCGGCGCGCATGTTGGAGAAGGTGTTCTATACGCTCGTAGAGCCCTTGCCAATCAGCATGGTGGTTGTGATCAAATGGAGGTTGTGGCAGGCCGTTTGCTAGGCATATCCCTTTCCAATCAAGCTAGATATGCTACAACAGACATAGAGAGAGCTTCTCAGCAGCATGAAGCGCTAGAGGTGCTTGGTAAGGCTGGAAAGAAGATGGGTAACAGAGATTTCGGGATAATATACAGTCTCAGCCTTGAAAATGCTGTGCAGAGGAAATTAGATACAGCAGTTCGTTATGCAAAGAAGCTGTTGAAATTAGAGGCTGGGTCAGAATTGAAGACTTGGTTGCTTATAGCCCGAATAATGAGTGCCCAAAAACGATTTGAAGATGCTGAGTGCATCGTGAATGCTGCGCTAGATCAGGCTGGGAAGTGGTCTCAAGGAGATCTGTTGCAAACTAAAGCCAAAATTCAGATTGCCCAGGGGCAATTTAGGAAAGCAATAGAGACGTATACCCAGATTCTTGCTCTGATCCAAATTAGGATGAAGAGCTTTGGTGCTGGGGTTTCTATGTTGCAG GGTACCAAGACCGATAAAAATCTGGAAATAAAGACATGGTATGATCTTGCCCTTCTGTACCTAAGAATGCTGCAGTGGAAGGATGCAGAACTTTGCATAGCCAAGATAAAAGCTATCAGTCCACATTCCCCCTTGGCTTGTCATGCTACAG GAAAGCTACTTGAAGCCAAAGGTTTGTCGAAGGAGGCTCTGCGAGCATATTCAATAGCGTTAGACCTTGATCCTAAACATGTGCCAAGTTTGACATCAACAGCTACTGTTCTTCGACAGCTTTGCAAGAAACCCTTGCCTGCAGTGAGATGCTTCCTAACCGATGCGTTGCGGTTAGACAGAACGAACCATGTTGCCTGGTTCAACCTTGGCTTACTCTACGAAGAGGAAGGTGACAGCGCAGCGATTGAAGCTTCTGAATGTTTTAAGGCAGCTGCTGCTCTTGAAGAAAGTGCCCCCGTGGAACCTTTCAGATGA